In the genome of Myxococcus stipitatus, one region contains:
- a CDS encoding tryptophan 2,3-dioxygenase produces the protein MPGPMKTRDLEPGIITDLAGRTTYGEYLQLDRLLTAQVPRSQPPHHDELLFIIQHQTSELWMKLLIHELGACIRYVQADRLEPSFKIFARVAHIQRMLFEQWSVLETLTPNEYLEFRDALGPASGFQSWQYRALEFLLGNKDVNALGPFRHQPELHGELERLLQSPSLYDEFLRYLARKGHAIPEDHARRDWRQPYEKSPAVVEVFRRIYEDIDAHWDAYEMCEKLVDTEERFQLWRYRHMMTVMRIIGFKQGTGGSSGVGFLRKALDLRFFPELWDVRTELMPPGARGSKPSP, from the coding sequence ATGCCCGGGCCCATGAAGACTCGAGACCTGGAGCCTGGAATCATCACCGACCTGGCCGGACGGACCACGTACGGTGAATACCTACAGCTCGACCGGCTGTTGACGGCGCAGGTTCCGCGCTCGCAGCCCCCGCACCACGACGAGCTGCTCTTCATCATCCAGCATCAGACCAGCGAGCTGTGGATGAAGCTTCTCATCCACGAGCTGGGCGCGTGTATCCGCTATGTCCAGGCGGACCGGCTGGAGCCTTCTTTCAAGATTTTCGCGCGGGTGGCCCACATCCAGCGGATGCTCTTCGAGCAATGGAGTGTCCTGGAGACACTCACGCCCAATGAGTACCTGGAGTTCCGGGATGCGCTGGGGCCGGCGTCTGGCTTCCAGAGCTGGCAGTACCGGGCGCTGGAGTTCCTGCTGGGCAACAAGGATGTGAATGCCCTGGGTCCCTTCCGCCACCAGCCGGAGTTGCATGGGGAGCTGGAGCGGCTGCTCCAGTCCCCCAGCCTGTATGACGAGTTCCTCCGCTACCTGGCGCGGAAGGGACATGCCATTCCGGAAGACCATGCCCGGCGCGACTGGCGCCAGCCGTACGAGAAGAGCCCCGCGGTGGTGGAGGTCTTCCGGCGCATCTACGAGGACATCGACGCGCACTGGGATGCCTATGAGATGTGCGAGAAGCTGGTGGACACCGAGGAGCGCTTCCAGCTCTGGCGCTACCGCCACATGATGACGGTGATGCGCATCATCGGCTTCAAGCAGGGCACCGGCGGCTCCTCCGGTGTGGGCTTTCTCCGCAAGGCGTTGGATTTGCGATTCTTCCCGGAGTTGTGGGATGTGCGTACGGAGCTGATGCCGCCGGGGGCGAGAGGCTCCAAACCCTCCCCTTGA
- a CDS encoding cell wall protein yields MSVDKAFRDMIRNEIEVQLKPLRDVVSRLESGTADLDALRNVAERLAPLAEVVGPLFGAQAPAAKAGRKAVGRPPAAARGALSAAAAAPAGGKRRGRKPAVASADGSRVCAIIGCGKPSRTKGYCAAHYQKLRMLEKTNRRPSAWVDYAPADSVDDIKLPRGRAASKALAAAAQAANG; encoded by the coding sequence ATGTCCGTGGATAAAGCGTTTCGGGACATGATCCGTAACGAAATCGAGGTCCAGCTCAAGCCGCTGCGCGACGTGGTCTCCCGCCTGGAGTCCGGCACGGCGGACCTGGATGCGCTGCGCAACGTGGCGGAGCGCCTGGCGCCGCTGGCCGAGGTCGTGGGGCCCCTGTTCGGCGCCCAGGCTCCGGCGGCGAAGGCCGGCCGCAAGGCGGTGGGCCGTCCCCCCGCGGCGGCGCGCGGTGCGCTGAGCGCCGCGGCGGCTGCTCCGGCGGGTGGCAAGCGCCGGGGCCGCAAGCCCGCGGTGGCCAGCGCGGATGGCTCGCGCGTGTGCGCCATCATCGGCTGCGGCAAGCCCAGCCGGACCAAGGGCTACTGCGCCGCGCACTACCAGAAGCTGCGGATGCTGGAGAAGACCAACCGCCGTCCGTCCGCGTGGGTCGACTACGCGCCCGCCGACAGCGTGGATGACATCAAGCTTCCGCGTGGCCGCGCCGCGTCGAAGGCCCTGGCAGCAGCAGCGCAAGCCGCGAACGGTTAA
- a CDS encoding hemerythrin domain-containing protein has protein sequence MGGPFDILVEEHHALEERFARLVSSAEPEPLSAQRELLALLRQHTWLEERCLQPLVARVEGRHRARRLAEESLAMRELMDELEELPLGSADWQARFLALEDLWAAHFQEEERALLPRLTTVLDPQEQQVLSLELTRARNALRSRGHEGH, from the coding sequence ATGGGAGGCCCGTTCGACATCCTCGTCGAGGAGCACCATGCGCTGGAGGAGCGCTTCGCGCGGCTTGTCTCCAGTGCCGAGCCAGAGCCTCTCAGTGCCCAGCGGGAGCTGTTGGCGTTGCTGCGACAGCACACGTGGCTGGAGGAGCGTTGTCTTCAGCCGCTGGTGGCCCGGGTGGAGGGGCGTCACCGGGCGCGCCGGCTGGCCGAGGAGTCACTGGCCATGCGTGAGCTCATGGATGAGTTGGAGGAACTCCCACTGGGGAGTGCGGACTGGCAGGCCCGCTTCCTGGCGCTCGAGGACCTGTGGGCCGCGCATTTCCAAGAAGAAGAGAGGGCTTTGCTTCCCAGGCTCACCACGGTGTTGGACCCGCAGGAGCAGCAGGTGTTGAGCCTGGAGCTGACCCGGGCGCGCAATGCACTGCGCTCGCGCGGCCATGAAGGGCATTGA
- a CDS encoding proline dehydrogenase family protein, protein MRDAAARWSRSTLLFLSRQRWLKDQATRVRSLRQLSRRFVAGETREEALAAVRRLNARGLWASFDHLNETVRDAEETREEVREYLRLLEDIDRTGARANVSLKLTQCGLLLDPALALENARAVVAEARARGSFVRVDMEHGAVTQATLDIVRQLHAEHGESHVGAVLQSCLRRTEADARALCAERVRIRLCKGAYLEGPDIAFPDKPDVDACFVRCMRVLLDSGVYHGIATHDERMLEATLEHAERRHLPRDAFELQMLHGIREDLQRQLVDQGYRVRIYVPYGRHWYPYLMRRMAERPANLAFVLRHLARGRARSRE, encoded by the coding sequence ATGAGAGACGCCGCCGCGCGCTGGTCCCGTAGCACCCTGTTGTTCCTGTCACGACAGCGCTGGCTGAAGGACCAGGCGACGCGGGTGAGGAGTCTCCGGCAGCTCTCCCGCCGCTTCGTCGCCGGAGAGACGCGGGAGGAGGCCCTGGCGGCGGTGAGGCGGCTCAACGCCCGGGGGCTGTGGGCGTCCTTCGACCACCTCAACGAGACGGTGCGCGACGCGGAGGAGACGCGCGAGGAGGTGCGTGAGTACCTGCGGCTCCTGGAGGACATCGACCGGACGGGCGCTCGGGCCAACGTGTCGCTCAAGCTGACACAATGCGGGCTGCTCTTGGACCCCGCGCTGGCCCTGGAGAACGCGCGCGCGGTGGTGGCGGAGGCGCGGGCCAGAGGCTCCTTCGTGCGGGTGGACATGGAGCACGGCGCCGTCACCCAGGCGACGCTGGACATCGTCCGCCAGCTCCACGCCGAGCACGGTGAGTCACACGTGGGCGCGGTGCTGCAGAGCTGCCTGCGGCGCACGGAGGCGGATGCCCGCGCGCTGTGCGCCGAGCGGGTGCGCATCCGTCTCTGCAAGGGCGCCTATCTGGAGGGCCCGGACATCGCCTTCCCAGACAAGCCAGACGTGGACGCGTGCTTCGTGCGCTGCATGCGGGTGCTGCTCGACAGCGGCGTGTATCACGGCATCGCCACGCACGATGAGCGGATGCTCGAGGCCACGCTGGAGCATGCGGAGCGAAGACACCTTCCGCGCGACGCGTTCGAGCTCCAGATGCTCCATGGCATCCGGGAGGACCTTCAACGGCAACTGGTGGACCAGGGTTACCGGGTACGCATCTACGTGCCCTACGGGCGCCACTGGTATCCCTATCTCATGCGCCGCATGGCGGAGCGCCCCGCCAACCTCGCGTTCGTCCTGCGCCACCTCGCCCGAGGCCGCGCGCGCTCGCGGGAATGA
- a CDS encoding TIGR02265 family protein translates to MERGTWNTPEAVQRELESRLALVQPTEHIRGMHFAAVLDTVRFLGGEQAVKHIMDAGDYPVDPDPTELYPFPPFLRLFFAATNLLAPQLGGAEEVMRQIGVQGTLAFASSMFGSELRQQVGGDPKLLVNMLPEAYRMAIDFGEVQVEWTSARAGRIHMRRIFTPVAYNEGMLEGALQAVGAQDIRVQGRQTSLLDSEYTLSWDN, encoded by the coding sequence ATGGAACGCGGTACGTGGAACACGCCGGAAGCGGTGCAGCGTGAGCTGGAGTCGCGGTTGGCGCTCGTGCAGCCCACCGAGCACATTCGCGGCATGCACTTCGCCGCGGTGCTCGACACCGTGAGGTTCCTCGGCGGTGAGCAGGCGGTGAAACACATCATGGACGCGGGCGACTATCCCGTGGACCCGGACCCCACCGAGCTGTATCCCTTCCCTCCCTTCCTGCGTCTGTTCTTCGCGGCGACGAACCTGCTCGCCCCGCAGCTGGGGGGCGCCGAGGAGGTCATGCGCCAGATTGGCGTCCAGGGGACGCTGGCCTTCGCGAGCTCCATGTTCGGCTCCGAGCTCCGCCAGCAGGTGGGCGGAGACCCCAAGCTCCTGGTGAACATGCTCCCGGAGGCCTACCGCATGGCCATCGACTTCGGAGAGGTCCAGGTGGAATGGACCTCCGCGCGCGCGGGCCGCATCCACATGCGCCGCATCTTCACGCCCGTCGCCTACAACGAAGGCATGCTCGAAGGGGCCCTCCAGGCCGTGGGCGCCCAGGACATCCGGGTCCAGGGACGCCAGACGTCGCTGCTCGACAGCGAATACACCCTCTCCTGGGACAACTGA
- a CDS encoding DUF3817 domain-containing protein translates to MLKTPLGRFRAVALLEGLSFVVLLFIAMPLKYAADMPLAVRFTGMTHGLLFVLYLFALMEVAIALRWSFSRVAVAFGASLVPFGNFLLDAKLRKEAEGA, encoded by the coding sequence ATGTTGAAGACCCCTCTTGGACGATTTCGCGCGGTGGCCTTGCTGGAAGGCCTGTCGTTCGTCGTGTTGCTGTTCATCGCCATGCCGCTGAAGTACGCGGCGGACATGCCGCTGGCGGTGCGCTTCACGGGCATGACACACGGGTTGTTGTTCGTGCTCTACCTGTTCGCGCTGATGGAGGTGGCCATCGCGCTGCGCTGGTCGTTCTCGCGCGTGGCGGTGGCCTTCGGCGCGTCGCTGGTGCCCTTCGGCAACTTTCTGCTCGACGCGAAGCTGCGCAAGGAAGCCGAAGGCGCGTAA
- the mobA gene encoding molybdenum cofactor guanylyltransferase: MGDSLEVTYPDVTFAIIAGGQGRRLSGVPKGLLEVEGRTVLSRQLTLAPRFGDVLLVANTLATYALYGLRTVADTVRNKGAPGGVHAALSASRTPWVVAVACDMPFIAWEALRVLLDARGDDVDAVCFESSGRVEPLLAVYRSALAGVWLSTLSEDPSLRQLLSRFRARVLPESALRAVDPSLRSLVNVNTPEDLAAQGVHLPRGR, from the coding sequence ATGGGTGACAGCCTCGAGGTGACATACCCAGACGTCACGTTCGCCATCATCGCGGGAGGGCAGGGCCGGCGTCTGTCCGGAGTGCCCAAGGGCCTGCTGGAAGTCGAAGGCCGCACGGTGCTCTCGCGACAGCTCACGCTGGCGCCACGCTTCGGGGACGTGTTGCTGGTGGCCAATACCCTGGCGACGTATGCGCTGTATGGGCTGCGGACGGTGGCGGACACGGTGCGGAACAAGGGCGCGCCGGGCGGGGTGCACGCGGCGCTGTCCGCGTCCCGCACGCCGTGGGTGGTGGCGGTGGCGTGTGACATGCCCTTCATCGCGTGGGAGGCATTGCGCGTGTTGTTGGACGCACGCGGAGACGACGTGGACGCGGTGTGCTTCGAGTCCTCCGGACGCGTGGAGCCGCTGCTGGCCGTGTATCGCTCCGCGCTGGCGGGTGTCTGGCTCTCGACGCTGTCGGAGGACCCGTCGCTGCGCCAGCTGTTGTCTCGCTTTCGCGCGCGTGTGCTGCCCGAGTCCGCGCTGCGCGCCGTGGACCCGTCCCTGCGCTCGCTGGTGAATGTGAACACGCCGGAGGACCTGGCGGCGCAGGGGGTCCACCTGCCTCGCGGACGGTGA
- a CDS encoding molybdopterin-binding protein, with translation MPLLSLSAARLASLEAVAPAATERVPLLDAHGRFLAEEVRASRTLPGCDNSAMDGWAVRAEETRGANRDQPARLRVLETVYAGALPTRALQPGDATRLFTGAPIPPGADAVVRQEAARATPDGQAVDVFIQVRPGHDIRRRGEEVLAGAPLVAAGQHVSAAVLGVLASQGMTHVQVRPAPRVAVLATGDELVRPGEPAFAHQVYESNLVLIAALAREAGADVRHLSRARDDEQALREAITRVAPEVEVLITTGGASVGDKDHVKRVLTSLGAHFLVDGVALKPGKPVAVARLGHTAVVVLPGNPGAATVAFDQLARPLLLKRQGVLETRRRVHARLSEARHKQAGLAYLITATLEHDGPTGPRAVLRAQGAGQLLQNLHTDGWVILPPGRADFSEGERVEVELFDRPRFHAVDAAPASTEP, from the coding sequence ATGCCTCTCCTGTCCCTGTCCGCCGCCCGGCTGGCCTCGCTGGAAGCCGTTGCTCCAGCGGCGACCGAGCGGGTGCCCCTGCTCGACGCCCATGGCCGGTTCCTGGCCGAGGAGGTCCGCGCCTCGCGCACCCTGCCCGGCTGCGACAACTCCGCGATGGATGGCTGGGCCGTGCGGGCGGAGGAGACGCGCGGCGCGAACCGGGACCAGCCCGCGCGCCTGCGGGTCCTCGAGACCGTCTACGCCGGAGCCCTGCCCACCCGAGCGCTCCAGCCCGGCGACGCGACGCGCCTCTTCACGGGCGCCCCCATCCCCCCCGGCGCGGACGCCGTCGTGCGGCAGGAGGCCGCGCGCGCCACGCCGGATGGCCAGGCCGTGGACGTCTTCATCCAGGTGCGCCCCGGCCACGACATCCGCCGCAGGGGAGAGGAAGTCCTGGCGGGCGCGCCCCTGGTCGCCGCGGGACAACACGTGAGCGCCGCGGTGCTGGGCGTGCTCGCGTCCCAGGGCATGACCCACGTCCAGGTGCGGCCCGCGCCGCGCGTGGCGGTGCTGGCCACGGGCGACGAGCTCGTGCGGCCGGGCGAGCCCGCGTTTGCGCATCAGGTCTACGAAAGCAACCTGGTGTTGATAGCAGCACTCGCACGCGAGGCGGGCGCCGACGTGCGCCACCTGTCGCGCGCCCGCGACGACGAGCAGGCCCTGCGCGAGGCCATCACCCGCGTCGCGCCCGAGGTGGAGGTGCTCATCACCACGGGCGGCGCGTCGGTGGGTGACAAGGACCACGTCAAGCGGGTGCTCACCTCGCTGGGGGCACACTTCCTCGTGGATGGCGTGGCCCTCAAGCCCGGCAAGCCCGTGGCCGTGGCGCGCCTGGGGCACACCGCCGTCGTCGTGCTGCCCGGCAACCCCGGCGCGGCCACCGTCGCGTTCGACCAGCTCGCCCGCCCGCTGCTGCTCAAGCGCCAGGGCGTGCTCGAGACGCGCCGCCGCGTCCACGCCCGCCTGTCAGAAGCGCGACACAAGCAAGCCGGGCTCGCCTACCTCATCACCGCGACGCTGGAGCACGACGGCCCCACCGGGCCTCGCGCCGTGCTGCGTGCGCAGGGCGCGGGACAGCTCCTGCAGAACCTCCACACGGATGGCTGGGTCATCCTCCCTCCGGGTCGCGCCGACTTCAGCGAGGGGGAGCGCGTCGAGGTGGAGCTGTTCGACCGGCCTCGCTTCCACGCGGTGGACGCGGCCCCGGCGAGCACCGAGCCATGA
- the fdhD gene encoding formate dehydrogenase accessory sulfurtransferase FdhD — protein sequence MSSRVPAISIIGWSGAGKTSLVERLIAELASRGLRVAAVKHSSDDHPLHRSGSDTARFQATGAALTGFATPSGVQLTTGASPTQALPELLTRLAGAWDVALVEGWKDGPLPKLEVWREGLGPPLAESRPGVFALVTDAPSAPTSAARVLSSRDTSAIADAILQHLRPPRRAPLPPADARGLASRPVQRWNGDTLLALEDDTLAVEEPLELRVNGETLATTMRTPGYDRELAVGFLLAEGLIRGANDLATLAHCGRPGEEGWGNTLEVTPAPGVIIDPEARRATRRGTLTTSACGVCGRRSVEDLLAACTPLPPGPVLPPAAVARATERLREVQRNFARTGGVHAALALDAEGQLLAGHEDVGRHNAVDKVVGALLLSGALRASAAPERGMTRQPAILAVSGRVSFEIVQKAVMARIPVIAGVSAATTLAIDLALRSGVTLATFVRNGRFNIHTHPERLGPR from the coding sequence ATGAGCAGCCGGGTGCCCGCCATCAGCATCATCGGCTGGTCCGGTGCGGGGAAGACCTCGCTCGTCGAGCGCCTGATTGCCGAGCTCGCCTCACGCGGCCTGCGCGTGGCCGCCGTGAAGCACTCCTCCGACGACCACCCCCTCCACCGCTCCGGCAGCGACACCGCCCGCTTCCAGGCCACCGGCGCCGCCCTCACCGGCTTCGCCACCCCTTCGGGTGTGCAGCTCACCACCGGCGCGTCCCCCACCCAGGCGCTCCCGGAGCTGCTCACCCGCCTCGCCGGCGCGTGGGATGTCGCGCTCGTGGAAGGCTGGAAGGACGGCCCGCTCCCCAAGCTGGAGGTGTGGCGCGAGGGCCTGGGTCCCCCGCTGGCCGAGTCCCGCCCCGGCGTCTTCGCCCTCGTCACGGACGCGCCCTCCGCGCCCACCTCCGCCGCGCGCGTCCTGTCGTCCCGGGACACCTCCGCCATCGCGGACGCCATCCTCCAGCACCTGCGCCCTCCCCGGCGCGCGCCGCTGCCTCCGGCCGATGCGCGCGGCCTCGCGTCGCGCCCGGTGCAACGCTGGAATGGCGACACCCTCCTCGCCCTCGAGGACGACACCCTCGCCGTCGAGGAGCCGCTCGAGCTGCGCGTCAACGGCGAGACACTGGCCACGACCATGAGGACCCCCGGGTACGACCGCGAGCTGGCCGTCGGGTTCCTCCTCGCGGAGGGGTTGATCCGGGGTGCAAATGACCTCGCCACCTTGGCGCATTGTGGCCGCCCCGGAGAGGAAGGCTGGGGAAACACACTCGAAGTCACACCTGCCCCGGGTGTCATCATTGACCCCGAGGCGCGGCGTGCCACACGCCGAGGCACCCTCACCACGTCCGCATGCGGAGTGTGTGGGCGGCGCAGCGTGGAGGACCTGCTCGCGGCCTGCACGCCGCTTCCGCCCGGCCCGGTCCTTCCCCCCGCCGCGGTGGCGCGCGCCACGGAGCGCCTGCGCGAGGTGCAGCGGAACTTCGCTCGGACGGGGGGAGTCCACGCCGCCCTGGCGCTCGACGCCGAGGGGCAGCTTCTGGCCGGCCACGAGGACGTGGGCCGCCACAACGCCGTCGACAAGGTGGTGGGCGCGCTGCTGCTCTCCGGAGCGCTCCGCGCGAGCGCCGCGCCCGAGCGCGGCATGACACGTCAGCCCGCGATTCTCGCCGTCAGCGGACGTGTCAGCTTCGAAATCGTCCAGAAGGCCGTCATGGCCAGAATCCCAGTCATCGCGGGGGTTTCCGCCGCCACGACGCTCGCCATCGACCTGGCGCTGCGTTCCGGCGTGACGCTGGCCACGTTCGTTCGGAACGGCCGATTCAACATCCACACCCACCCCGAACGCCTCGGTCCGCGCTAA
- the epsZ gene encoding exopolysaccharide biosynthesis polyisoprenyl-phosphate hexose-1-phosphate transferase EpsZ, which translates to MDTMSSASTGAAVGSPGSASAQANATDSSVEEQVPGPKLAPGFAAKLNLTVDLALMSVVLTASAWLDGLLFAEPGWLLPALIVTSLVVWIITGTALCLYDSRFAERSKLDHVALVSVTTLAVVTVLAVVNLALPEPLKVPGLVPLLVLFWPVALLLRLFVFRQVASQERPTNSVLIVGTGAFGRYSGEDLARRGRSELLGYIRFNDDTGSIGELPAKVLGTVDDLEHILRNTAVDEVYIAGNTLKQGEAMQASIKLAERFGVPFALPAHTFRLDRARPVNVAAVADGFLHFAAVSPKPHQMAMKRLFDICVSAVALWMLLPLLAFVALAVKLTSKGPIFFKQYRVGQNGKPFYMLKFRSMVVNAEELKEKLAALNEQSGPVFKMKNDPRITGIGRFIRKFSIDELPQFINVLRGEMSIVGPRPPVPSEVAKYETWQRRRLSVRPGLTCIWQVSGRNQISFEEWMYLDMQYIDHWTLTSDLRLLLQTVPVVITGRGAS; encoded by the coding sequence GTGGACACGATGAGCAGCGCAAGTACTGGTGCGGCGGTCGGGAGTCCTGGGTCGGCATCCGCTCAGGCAAACGCGACGGACTCCTCGGTGGAGGAGCAGGTTCCTGGCCCCAAGCTGGCGCCGGGATTCGCCGCGAAGCTGAACCTCACGGTGGACCTGGCGCTCATGTCGGTGGTGTTGACGGCCTCCGCATGGCTGGACGGTCTGTTGTTCGCGGAGCCCGGCTGGCTGTTGCCGGCGCTCATCGTCACGTCGCTGGTCGTGTGGATCATCACGGGCACGGCGCTGTGCCTGTACGACTCGCGCTTCGCGGAGCGCAGCAAGCTGGACCACGTGGCGCTGGTGTCGGTGACGACGCTCGCGGTGGTGACGGTGCTGGCGGTGGTGAACCTGGCGCTGCCGGAGCCCCTGAAGGTCCCCGGCCTGGTGCCGCTGCTGGTGCTCTTCTGGCCGGTGGCGCTGCTCTTGCGCCTGTTCGTCTTCCGCCAGGTGGCCTCGCAGGAGCGGCCCACCAACTCCGTGCTCATCGTCGGCACGGGGGCGTTCGGCCGCTACTCCGGCGAGGACCTGGCGCGCCGCGGCCGCAGCGAGCTGCTCGGCTACATCCGCTTCAACGACGACACGGGCTCCATTGGAGAGCTGCCCGCCAAGGTGCTGGGCACGGTGGATGACCTGGAGCACATCCTCCGCAACACCGCGGTGGACGAGGTCTACATCGCCGGCAACACGCTCAAGCAGGGCGAGGCCATGCAGGCGTCCATCAAGCTGGCGGAGCGCTTCGGCGTGCCGTTCGCGCTGCCGGCGCACACCTTCCGCCTGGACCGCGCGCGTCCCGTCAACGTCGCCGCGGTGGCGGACGGCTTCCTGCACTTCGCGGCGGTGAGCCCCAAGCCGCACCAGATGGCGATGAAGCGCCTGTTCGACATCTGCGTGTCCGCGGTGGCGCTGTGGATGCTCCTGCCGCTGCTGGCCTTCGTGGCGCTGGCGGTGAAGCTCACGTCGAAGGGGCCCATCTTCTTCAAGCAGTACCGCGTCGGGCAGAACGGCAAGCCGTTCTACATGCTCAAGTTCCGCTCCATGGTGGTGAACGCGGAGGAGCTGAAGGAGAAGCTGGCCGCGCTCAACGAGCAGTCCGGCCCCGTCTTCAAGATGAAGAACGACCCGCGCATCACCGGCATCGGGCGCTTCATCCGCAAGTTCTCCATCGACGAGCTGCCCCAGTTCATCAACGTGCTGCGCGGAGAGATGAGCATCGTCGGGCCGCGACCTCCGGTGCCCAGCGAGGTGGCCAAGTACGAAACGTGGCAGCGACGTCGCCTCTCGGTGCGACCGGGCCTCACCTGCATCTGGCAGGTGTCCGGTCGCAACCAGATCTCCTTCGAGGAGTGGATGTACCTGGACATGCAGTACATCGACCACTGGACCCTCACCAGCGACCTGCGTCTCTTGCTCCAGACAGTGCCAGTGGTGATTACTGGGCGAGGCGCCAGCTAG
- the wzx gene encoding exopolysaccharide biosynthesis flippase, translating to MNTHSESTQQNAQEHERSQEAMGAVRNGLQLGGSLLVTYAIAFGIRPLLTHYLSPEDFGRFNWADSFSAIFFIATNLGLEMYIRKEVSRRPEHASDFFGTSLLVRLGLTVVLMGALTLVMSYRGDSPEMRALVLVFGLAQLLIMLNASMAALLHAKGKVAGLSISNVVTKVVWGGGLLAVGVLRLPLPWLAVPVVASEAIKFVVGWHLARQHIGLVFRVDLAAMWKVLKAGLPYFLTAAALATNGRLDIMILGMLGSHEEVGWYSAAWSISNITFALNPVMGWVLLPLMSRAAARSEEEVSVIARRALEGTLAVTVPMMMLIVMGAPLWIGLLGRDYSLAVNLLRLQSPLFVLAFVTMTCGSWLTMTNREWWVTGTSIFGSLLLNPLLNLLLVPRMYAAYGDGGGAAGTALSMLLMEVAITIIMLSRMGRSAVDRRLLVMVAKTAVVCVGVVAMDRTVLAPLEDWPRLAVEAMLYVMGVLTLGAVRPGEVLAVVKLARRRGNPEPEPAPIAVAPTP from the coding sequence GTGAATACCCACAGCGAATCCACGCAGCAGAATGCCCAGGAGCATGAGCGCTCCCAGGAGGCGATGGGGGCCGTGCGCAACGGCCTGCAGCTCGGAGGCTCGCTGCTGGTGACGTATGCGATTGCCTTCGGCATCCGTCCCCTGCTCACGCACTACCTGTCACCCGAGGACTTCGGTCGCTTCAACTGGGCGGACAGCTTCTCCGCCATCTTCTTCATCGCCACCAACCTCGGCCTGGAGATGTACATCCGCAAGGAGGTGTCGCGCCGGCCCGAGCACGCCAGCGACTTCTTCGGCACCTCCCTGCTCGTCCGGCTGGGCCTCACCGTCGTGTTGATGGGCGCGCTGACGCTCGTCATGTCCTACCGGGGTGACTCCCCGGAGATGCGCGCGCTGGTGCTCGTGTTCGGCCTGGCGCAGCTGCTCATCATGCTCAACGCGTCCATGGCGGCGTTGCTGCACGCCAAGGGCAAGGTGGCGGGGCTGTCCATCTCCAACGTCGTCACCAAGGTGGTGTGGGGCGGAGGCCTGCTCGCCGTCGGGGTGCTGCGCCTGCCGCTGCCCTGGCTGGCGGTGCCCGTCGTCGCGTCGGAGGCCATCAAGTTCGTGGTGGGCTGGCACCTGGCGCGCCAGCACATCGGCCTGGTCTTCCGTGTGGACCTGGCCGCCATGTGGAAGGTGCTCAAGGCGGGCCTGCCCTACTTCCTCACCGCCGCGGCGCTGGCCACCAACGGGCGCCTGGACATCATGATTCTGGGGATGCTGGGCAGCCACGAAGAGGTGGGCTGGTACAGCGCCGCGTGGAGCATCTCCAACATCACCTTCGCGCTGAACCCCGTCATGGGCTGGGTGCTGCTGCCGCTCATGTCCCGCGCCGCCGCGCGCTCCGAGGAGGAGGTCAGCGTCATCGCCCGCCGCGCGCTGGAGGGCACGCTCGCCGTCACCGTCCCCATGATGATGCTCATCGTCATGGGCGCGCCGCTGTGGATTGGCCTGCTCGGCCGCGACTACTCGCTCGCCGTCAACCTGCTGCGCCTCCAGTCGCCGCTCTTCGTCCTGGCCTTCGTGACGATGACGTGTGGCTCGTGGCTCACCATGACGAACCGCGAGTGGTGGGTGACGGGCACCAGCATCTTCGGCAGCCTGCTGCTCAACCCGCTGCTCAACCTGCTCCTCGTGCCGCGCATGTACGCCGCCTACGGCGATGGCGGCGGCGCCGCGGGCACCGCGCTGTCCATGCTGCTGATGGAGGTGGCCATCACCATCATCATGCTCAGCCGCATGGGCCGCTCCGCGGTGGACCGGCGGCTCTTGGTCATGGTGGCCAAGACGGCCGTCGTCTGCGTGGGCGTCGTCGCCATGGACCGCACGGTGCTCGCGCCGCTGGAGGATTGGCCCCGGCTGGCCGTGGAGGCCATGTTGTATGTCATGGGGGTGCTCACGCTGGGCGCGGTGCGGCCCGGTGAAGTCCTCGCGGTGGTGAAGCTGGCGCGCCGCCGTGGCAACCCCGAACCGGAGCCGGCGCCCATCGCCGTGGCTCCCACCCCCTGA